The segment AGAGGTATGGATTGGCCTTGGAGGTTCACATTCGGCTGTATATGCAACAGAAGTAAGCTTAGAAGAGTATTACACCTATACCACTGAAGAGAGTGAAAAGCATGAACTACTTCAGCTTACTGAAAAATTAGATGGGAACATAGAATTAGCTATAAAACAATTAGCTGCTGAAAAAAGAAACGCAAAATAAAATAGTTTAAACGATGAAAAAAATAAGAATTAAAACAATCCTGCTATTCATTGTCATTGCTTTTTTCACAAAAAATGCACAAGCACAATTTGCAGTAATAGACCCCAGTAATATTGCCCAAAGCATTTTAAATACAACCAAAGAGTTAGCTCAAACCTCAAGAACTGTGAGCAATACATTAGACACCTTTAAAGAAACAAAAAAGGTGTATGAACAAGGCAAACAATATTATGATGCTTTAAAGTCAGTCAATCACCTGGTTAAAGATGCAAGAAAAGTACAAAAGACTTTATTGCTCTTAGGTGAGATTACAGATATCTATGTCAACAATTTTCAGCTGATGCTATCAGACAAAAACTTTAGAGCAGACGAGCTAACGGCAATTGCTCATGGTTATGCCATGCTATTGGATGAAAGTGCAGATATACTGGCCGAGCTAAAAAACATCGTCAACATCAATGGACTCTCCATGAGTGATGCAGAAAGAATGGATCGGATAGACAAAGCCTATGATTCCATAAGCAATTATAGAAATCTGGTATCTTATTATACACGTAAGAATATTTCAGTTTCCTACTTGCGTTCAAAGAAAATTAATGACACAGAGCGTGTCGTAGCACTTTACGGGAGTGCAAATGATAAATACTGGTAATTATGATACTGCTTGCTGTCGACTTTGGAAACTTACACGAGGTTTTAAGAAACCTCTATTTGGAAATGATCCCCCTGTATAGCGACATGACAGGTGTTGCCAAAGGATTAGCTGGATTCGGAGCATTGTTTTACATAGCTTCCAGGGTTTGGCAAGCTCTTTCCAGAGCTGAGCCTATTGATGTTTATCCACTTTTGCGCCCCTTTGTAATTGGTCTATGCATCATGTTTTTCCCAACATTTGTTTTAGGAACAATAAACAATGTTTTATCACCCATTGTAAAAGGAACGCATCAGATAATGGAAGGACAGACTTTTGATATGAATGAATATCAGAAACAAAAAGACAGATTAGAGTATGAGGCCATGCTGCGTAATCCCGAAACAGCCTATCTCGTTTCCAACGAAGAGTTCGACAAACAGCTGGATGATTTAGGCTGGTCACCTACAGACTTGGTTACTATGATGGGAATGTATGTCGAGAGAGGTATGCACAATGTAAAAAAGTCTGTAAAAGATGCTTTACGTGAACTGTTAGAGATACTCTTTAATGCCGCCGCATTGGTGATTGATACATTGCGAACATTCAATTTAATTGTGCTCTCCATACTTGGACCTATCTCTTTTGCATTGTCAGTGTATGATGGTTTTCAAGCAACCCTCACACAATGGCTTACCAAGTATATCAGCATCTATTTATGGTTGCCAGTATCTGATCTGTTCAGTTCTATTTTAGCTCGCATTCAGGTATTAATGCTCACGAAAGATATTGAAGCATTATCCGACCCAAACTTTATTCCAGACAGCTCAAACACCATCTACATTATATTC is part of the Bacteroides coprosuis DSM 18011 genome and harbors:
- a CDS encoding hypothetical protein (KEGG: bfs:BF1239 hypothetical protein~SPTR: TraI;~IMG reference gene:2504107833) yields the protein MKKIRIKTILLFIVIAFFTKNAQAQFAVIDPSNIAQSILNTTKELAQTSRTVSNTLDTFKETKKVYEQGKQYYDALKSVNHLVKDARKVQKTLLLLGEITDIYVNNFQLMLSDKNFRADELTAIAHGYAMLLDESADILAELKNIVNINGLSMSDAERMDRIDKAYDSISNYRNLVSYYTRKNISVSYLRSKKINDTERVVALYGSANDKYW
- a CDS encoding Bacteroides conjugative transposon TraJ protein (InterPro IPR022393:IPR012424~KEGG: bfr:BF1355 conjugate transposon protein~PFAM: Conjugative transposon, TraJ, C-terminal~SPTR: Putative uncharacterized protein;~TIGRFAM: Conjugative transposon, TraJ~IMG reference gene:2504107834~PFAM: homologs of TraJ from Bacteroides conjugative transposon~TIGRFAM: Bacteroides conjugative transposon TraJ protein) — translated: MILLAVDFGNLHEVLRNLYLEMIPLYSDMTGVAKGLAGFGALFYIASRVWQALSRAEPIDVYPLLRPFVIGLCIMFFPTFVLGTINNVLSPIVKGTHQIMEGQTFDMNEYQKQKDRLEYEAMLRNPETAYLVSNEEFDKQLDDLGWSPTDLVTMMGMYVERGMHNVKKSVKDALRELLEILFNAAALVIDTLRTFNLIVLSILGPISFALSVYDGFQATLTQWLTKYISIYLWLPVSDLFSSILARIQVLMLTKDIEALSDPNFIPDSSNTIYIIFMIIGIVGYFTVPTVANWIIQAGGVTGMNRNISRAASVGGSIAGGVAGATVGNISGNLIKK